Sequence from the Phragmites australis chromosome 11, lpPhrAust1.1, whole genome shotgun sequence genome:
TTAACCACATATACTCTTCTATCCTGAATCCATAACACAAACATATGTGTAAGAAAACCATCTTATCTCATCAATAGCTATCACTAACAATTTCCTAGTATACCATACCATCATCCCACACCAATACTCTACGACTGATACAAATAGACataagtatgctcatgaccaagagcacggtaattcaaattattcttacATCCTAAAGGGgaacatctttacccacacattATGAGGAACATTCGGCTTGCGTGATCATACAGGTCCATACAAGAGGGTACTTATGACAATCTTTTACAAGTGAGTTCTGACTGATTGTGACATATGTCTCTAGGTGTGGGAgacatctagaactactccctaaACAAACTATATGCCCCTATAAACCTATTATATCCATAACACCCAAGACATCCAAGCCAAATAATCACAACTACGCAAGATATTCGGCTCATCCTTCCCATAATAAGATATATGGTTAGTACAAAAAGtactagagccaactgcaataacggtcgatgcttaaacgatgcaagcgatctataGCATCTGGATTTTTCTCCAGacctacccctaacaccgctcacatcacgtctcattctcacaactcatacttTCCAATATCATCAGTATCCTTGTGAACAATAATTAGTCATAAGCCCGTGAACAATAGTTGAAccatcgctcaacttctaccgaggacctatttattgctaagcatatcggaGAAAACTTTTAAATTAAACAACAACATTGTTAACTCAGGTTATAAGGATACGGATCATCAACAATTCAAGTTAGAGGTAATGTATCAACatatgttctacccatataacccGACATTAGAACTCTAACATGCATATCTTATATAAACAGTAACTTATGAATTTAGACTTATCCAAATTATAACGTaaaatatgcttatatgcttgtcTTGGTGCTCTGCTTCAAAACAAAATCAACCCACAAAACCTTATCGCGAAAACCCACTACTCTCCGGATCGACGATCACTAAAAGAGGAgaatgcatcgcaataagcatgatgaaatgctacaaaataatttatatgaTGCGTGATTacgaaaatatttgtaaataaaCGCTTAGACGATTGGGCTACAAGAGATTTAAACATCGGACAAGACAGCGGGTACTGTTATCTAGGTAGCTAGCGATCATACTAGGGGCAAGGTGGCGATCAAACCACGGGTGGACAGAGAGGAAAACAACACTGAGTGGATCTTGTGGTCAGACCAGGAGGATTAGCAGTTAGACCGCAGCTGGTGGTTAGGCCGGCCAAACGACGGTCTGACTCCTAACTATGGAGCTTGAAATGGAACTAATTGACTAAGTTTGCatcctagcggtcagaccggccataACAATGATCAGACCACTAGGCTTGGCCGGCAGCTCCTCAGTGAGGCCACCGATGAAGGCTCTGACGACGCCTTCGAACATGAAGGGTACCAAGACGCTATAGGAGACTAATGGAATGCTTCTAATGTGGGTTTGACAACATTCACTGAGCTAAACTTGGAAAGCTCTATGGATGGGATCTAGGGTAGGGTGGAGCTCTAGTCTAAACGGACTAGGGACCGGTTAGGGCTTAGGAATGATGGAAAAATAGTAGGAGATGTCTCACCTTAGTAtagggaagctttctattggaggaGACAACTCCGAGGCAGCTACGATTTGGAGATCAGACTCCGGGGTGATGTACAGGCTCAGGGTGGATGAATTCGCGTAGTCATGTCTCTGGCAaagatgaggaagaggatgagcttggggaagtcctcGAGGAGCTTAGGGAAGCCGTCTTCGTTGATCTCCGACCGCCGTGGTAGTCGAGGTGGAGCTCTTTTCTCGCTCCTCCGGCTTGGGTCTTGCTCCGGTAAGGGGAAAACTTGGGGATGAGCTCGGGGACAATGTGAGAGACTTGTGGGTGACCATCTCCTTTGATCTTTGGCCTTTGTTGAGCTTGACGTGGGGgatcttctctcttctcctctctctctctctctcacacacacacactctagTCAGATCGCCCGGAACAGAGGCTCTAGGGGTTGTACACGCCTCTAGCGGTCAGGCCGGTAGGTGCGCTGTTGGACCACCGGGGGGGTCTTTTTCCCGGTTTCTTTCTAAAGGGATTTGGGTCTTCCTAACCATTGTCAAAACATTTTCACCCAAAGTAATTATGGTGGAAATACACATAAACTAAATACATACATTTTAAAAACATTTTTGAACacttaaaacatgattttaaGATGTTATAATGCCCATGCACGCTAAATAACTAGATTAGGATTTTTAGGGCATGACACCATCAATGCTCCATAAGTGACGGGCACATCATATTCTCATTGTGACATCATGCGACATCACACGTGAGAGacaattattcatattttttaggGCTTGCCCCAATGAGACGTGAGCTCGAGCCTGAGCTCAAACATTAGTGCGTATGGAACATCGGCCATACTATCACAAGACAATCAACCCATTCTCAACTGACAATAGTTTTGTCTCATGGGCAACATAGGTCCTGTTTGGTTGGGTTTTTTttggcttctgcttctcagaagCCAGAAGTCTAACCAAACAAACTGCTGAGAAGCTAATTtttgaaaagctaaaaaattgTTTTCTGAGGAAATGAACTAAAGCCTGAGAAGCTAGTtgaaagaagttttttttttgtttttgacgtgccgagaagctaaaaatttgttGCAAAAGATAATAGCAAAAAACTATTAGCCAAAAGCTAACTTTTCAATCCAAAACCCAAAAACTTCAACCCAACTAAATACAACCTTAAGGTCTTCATTGGCAAAACCATAATAGGTACATCTCATGACCGCCTCCCGTCTTGAAAAGCCCATCATCTGAAGGGTCGGTGCTTACTAGGTGGTACATGCAAGTACATGACTACCTGGAAGTGAGACCGATTGATAAGGTCCCTAGCACCGAGCACATCTGTGTTTGAGCCTGGCTGGACGTAGGTGCTCACATGCCGCAAGAAATTTTTTCTCATGTGCGTTCACTCCTAGGATTAAATCTGGATAATTTGTAAGTACACGTGCATGCGTGTTCAGTAATATTGCTAGAGCTCTCGAATTTATTCTTAACGTGCGTAAGAGACGTGCGTGCAGTGTGAGTGAGGTATGCATCAGTTATGTGTATCATGCATGTAACTATACAACGTCCACTAAAGAAAAGCTAGACTATACGAGGGTGCATGGCATATATCAACTTACTATACTAACACAAGGAGATATGGAATGTTCACTACTTGTtctatacacacacacacacacacacacacacacacaccgtaAGCAGCTGGTAGTGCCGTTCAGATTTGCTGTACCCATCGAAAAACGGTGAGCACAGTTGCATCGCTGCAGTCTCGTTGACGAGTTGACTTCTCAAACTTTGTTCCCTTGTAAATTTTCTACTACCAAAAAGCTTCCATTGGGATCTACTGGCTCATCGGAATGGTATGCCGCCGTTGCTATTTTACTTTCTCGATCTTGACACGATTTACCTTCAGCTACTTGAGCACCTTGAACTCGTCACCAGCTAGGCAGGGAGCAGCTTACCTCTCAATAGACTTCAAAAACTTACTCCCTATGCCCTTATTTAAGGAGTTATTTCAATAAAATTTCATCCTTATATTGCTTCACTTTTCAATAATCTTCCTATATCTCACTCTCCATATTTCAACAATCCTTTCTCCTAATCTCCCAGGTGTTATTacccttttctctttctctctcttcctttccTCTTTCTCACGAGCGACATTCACCACCATCGGTACGGTGAGCTCCTTGACGAAGGTAAGGTAGTCGCGGCTCGTCTCGTCCCATGGTGCGGTGCTCGAAGAAGCCGAATCCATAGCGCCGAAGATCTCCCTGGACCAGCCAGCCTCAGAGAAGGAGTCAAAGTTGTTTTTGTCCATGTTGCCTTCGATGGAGCCCTTCTGCAGTTGCTTGGCGCGGAGGCGCTTGATGAGTTTCTCCAGGTCGTCGAGGAGCGTCCACAAGGAGTCAAAGGTGATGTCGTGGTTGGGCGAGGTGGCCCACGCCGAAGCGGCCACTGCGGCACAGGAGTTGGCCAAAGGTGGGGCCCATTGGCACCTATAGGCTTGTCGTGGCTGCCAACAAGCATATAGGTGCCGAGGTCAGCGGTCGGAGTGTCCCTCGAGGCGATCTTCGGTGAGAACGTGTCAGAGTCGATGACGGTCGGGGAGAGCGTGAGGAAGTCACGATCGACGTCCCTAGTGCCGTCATCGTAGGTGTGGAGCAGTCCTGATAGAGAGAGGCTTGCGAGTGGTGGGATTAGGGCGGATTGGAAACTAGAGCCGCTCCCCAGAAGTAGCTAGGATAGAGAGGAGTTTTAGGCATCTCTAAAAATTAGAAACCAGATATGGAAATTGTTGAAGAGACATTTTAGACTCAAAATCCTTAAAAATAGCTATAGGGAGTTGTATTGGACATCTCTCGGAGATGCTTACATTCCCAATTGAAATGGATCCGATGCCTTGAACGCTACGTATGCTGAAATATTCTGGTGCACAAGTACGATCAACTTGCCTTATTCATCCCATACTACGACCTCGATATGGTTGCCGAGAACCCAAATGATCAACCTCAACTAAGGATGATGTTAGCCTGGGCACAACAGATCGACCTATAACTGGTTCAGTTCATCGTATACGAGTTGTCCAGTTAACACGTACGGGAGTGAGGCACCGCACAGGTACATAATCTAGAGCACCTGGAACTCTGAATGCAAGTGCCTGTGCTTTTTTAAATCATCCCAAGCAATTAACAGGTGCTGCTGTTAACGAAGCAGTATTCGCTTGCAATGCACTCCAAGCCCATGCGACTTCATCACGTTTGGCCCTCGATTCCCCGACGAGCCCTCGTATTTCCCGCACAACTTGAACCATCTATCTCTGCTGATCCAAAGCCGAAACAGCAATCACGAACCACCGGACTTGTCACGCACACCAGGCAAACAGCTACTGCTGCTACAGTGATGTACTACTATAAATTGCAACCTCTCGCGTCTTGTCTTCGCAATGTGTGTCTCCTAGACTGACAGTTAAGCTCCTGTACAGTGCAGTACCAGCTGCTGTGTGTACTGGACATTGACTTGCTGGCCTTGTAGCTAGGTAGCAAGGGCTAGACCACGATGGCTTTGCTCGTCAGGTGCGTGTTTTTCGCCCTCTCCGCCGTGCTGTTCCTCTCTgtcgggggcggcggcgcctccgCCATGGGCCTGCCCCCGCCTCCGCCGACGGTGAAGTTCAGCATCGGCGTGCAGGGCGTGGTGTGGTGCAGGTCGTGCAGGTACAAAGGCTACTTCCCGCCCATGGACGCGTCCCCACTCCCAGGTCGAACCTCACAGCTTGGCTAGTTAAAGATTCGTTATCCATTGCCCATGCTCGTTAATTCTGAGACACCAAGATAAACATGTCCGCCATTTTCGCTGTGCATGTGTGTACCGTGCAGGCGTGGTGGTGTACCTGCGGTGCAAGCACGGTCGTCGCGCGGCGACGTTCCGGGGCGTGACGGGGCCGAGCGGCTACTTCCTGATCCAGACGTCGCAGGTGGCGTCCTTCACGAGTCAGCAGTGCTTGGTGTACGTGCCGCGGTCGCCGGTGCGCGCGTGCGGCGTCCCCGACTACCCCAGCAGGCGCAGGGGGATGCCGCTCAAGTTCGAGGAGTTCGTGAAGCGGGACGACGGGCTGATGGGGCTCTACTCCGTCGGCAACCGCCTCTTCCGCCCTATGCACCCCAACAAGTGCCACTGATAGATCCAAGCAGTGCATGGTTTCTCCTGCAGGACGTGTAGGTGTAGCAGAAGGtcgtaagttttttttttggtttcgtGCGTCAACATGCCAAGGACATCTTTGAATAAAGGTAGTAGCTGGTGTTTGTTAACTCCTGTTACCGTGGTAGTAGCTGGTGTTTGTTAACTCCTGTTACCGTGGTAGTAGCTGGTGTTTGTTAACTCCTGGTCATCGTACCAGGTAGTAGCTGGTGTTTGTTAACTCCTGTTACCGTGGTTCTGTAATAATAAGATGAATCGAGCATGCTGTTAAGCCTGTACGTTTTATCATGTAGCTGTTCTTAAGCCTTCTCGATCGGTTTCTCGGTTATATAATTCAGGCAGTAGTTCTTGCACTCCGTGTGGTCGTCTTCATATGCTTAACATGACAAACGCCCACGAACTAGTGCAGGCAACAACGGTTTATGAAGGCCGATTGGTCGCTCAAACGGGGTGTCCTGACGGATGTATATAATATTAGaaagaaatatgtttagttGCTCATATCTAATGTTCTAGATTGATTCAGTGGGTGTAAATATACGACTTTCCTAACCTGAGAGTTTCGTAACCTGACCTAACGGATACATGCTCCTGCATGTACTCATACAGGAAGGTACACTTGTcaaatatcataaaatcatcttaaTGCGGATAACCAATCGCTACCTAAGGATGTGTTTGATTGTCTGAATTTACCCCAGTCTGGCCCAATGAAATATTAGAAATAAATATGTTTGGTTACCTGTATCTACTATTCCAATCTGATCCAACGGATTAAAATATACACCTTCAGTATGTGCCAGGAGTGAAGCTTGATTTAGGCTTCACTCTGCAGTCTAACTCGTCGGATGCAAGCTCTTACATCTTCTCGTACAGGTGGACCCACTATTAGTGTTACAAAATCGAACAAtcaatcataatctcaactATTATATCCGCTCATATAACCTTATATTCGATCGAATAAATAGAAGCTCAGTTCAATTTACCCAAACAGATACAATCAAATAAATACATTTCtgttcaataaatataactttaTTCAGTATGTTTCTGCTCAGAATAGACTATAAAACATCGTCCGGAACCAAACACACTTAAGTTGACGGGCTGTGACCTGCGACTTACAATCTGACGACGTGCTTGAATGTTATCTCGACCTGTTCAATTGGTTCGGAGCGGGAACTCGTTAGGCCCAACACCGATAGACATAGCCCACAAGGCCACAAATAAGAGAAAGCCCAGTGTGTGGCCCTGAAGCTTACAAAGTTTGACACTCCGACTTGGAGTGAGCGGCAGAGCGAGTCCCAGTGACAGTCATGATAACGGTAATAGTAGTAGTGATTGCTTCCTCGGATCATTGGGTTGAAGGTTGAACCCCATCTTGCAAAGTTTCCAAACCAACCTACCAGCTACCAAGATCAGACCTTTCATCGTAATGGGCTGCCTATAATGTAGAAATTTCACAGAAGACTTTAACATGTTCCAAACGGGTCCTGACACCTTCATGCTAGTTCATATCAAATCGCCCCTCGGTGATGAAAAAATGAACCGAACAGTAGACCTAAATGTTGTCCTTATACAAGTTCCAGTATCTAGACGGTATGATGACGCAAGTTCTGCTAAAACGTCACTCCAGACATCATCCTACATTTTTTAAGCGAATTTTTTTGTAATAGTAGTAACTGATTGacaatgttttttttaagatatcgGTGTTCAAACCCGTTTTAAGCAAGCTTCATGATGCTTACAAGAAGTCCTAGCTCAAAAACAACCCGATCAA
This genomic interval carries:
- the LOC133885647 gene encoding non-classical arabinogalactan protein 31-like, with translation MALLVRCVFFALSAVLFLSVGGGGASAMGLPPPPPTVKFSIGVQGVVWCRSCRYKGYFPPMDASPLPGVVVYLRCKHGRRAATFRGVTGPSGYFLIQTSQVASFTSQQCLVYVPRSPVRACGVPDYPSRRRGMPLKFEEFVKRDDGLMGLYSVGNRLFRPMHPNKCH